A section of the Papio anubis isolate 15944 chromosome 4, Panubis1.0, whole genome shotgun sequence genome encodes:
- the SAMD9L gene encoding sterile alpha motif domain-containing protein 9-like, with translation MSKQVSLPEIIKDWTKEHVKKWVTDDLKINEQYGQILLSEEVTGLVLQELTEKDLIEMGLPRGPALLIKRSYNKLNSKSPESDNHDPGQLDHSKPSKREHQKDLKQTKKEEENSTSSNIDYDPREVRDIKERESILVKENVLEEVANAKDKKKGELKPEQLTCMPYPFDQFHDSHRYIEHYTLQPETGALNLIDPIHEFKALTNTETATEADIKMKFSNEVFRFASACMNSRTNGTIHFGVKDKPHGEIVGVKITSKDAFIDHFNLMIKKYFEESEINQAKKCIREPRFVEVLLQNNMPSDRFVIEVDIIPKHSICKDKYFYIQMQICKDKIWKQNQNPSLFVREGASSRDILANSKQRDIDFKAFLQNLKSLVASRKEAEEEYGMKAMKKESEGLKLVKLLIGNRDSLDNSYYDWYILVTNKCHPNQIKHLDFLKEIKWFAVLEFDPESVINGVVKAYKESRVANLHFPNQYEDKTTNMREKISALNLYQQPSWIFCNGRSDLKSETYKPLEPHLWQRERASEVRKLILFLTDENIMTRGKFLVVFLLLSSVESPGDPLIETFWAFYQALKGMENMLCISVNSHIYQRWKDLLQTRMKMEDELTNHSISTLNIELVNSTILKLKSVTQSSRRFLPARGSSSVILEKKKEDVLTALEILCENECRDTDIEKDESKFLEFKKSKEEHFYRGGKVSWWNFYFSSENYSSDFVKRDSYEKLKDLIQCWAESPKPIFAKIINLYHHPGCGGTTLAMHVLWDLKKNFRCAVLKNKTTGFAEIGEQVINLVTYKAKSHQDYIPVLLLVDDFEEQENVYFLQNAIHSVLAEKDLRYEKTLVIILNCMRSRNPDESAKLADSIALNYQLSSKEQRAFGAKLKEIEKQHKNCENFYSFMIMKSNFDETYIENVVRNILKGQDVDSKEAQLISFLALLNSYVTDSTISVSQCEIFLGIIYTSTPWEPESLEDKMGTYSTLLIKTEVAEYGRYTGVRVIHPLIALYCLKELERSYHLDKCQIALNILDENLFYDSGIGRDKFQHDVQTLLLTRQRKEYGDETDTLFSPLMEALQNKDIEKVLSAGSRRFPQNAFICQALARHFYIKEKDFNTALDWARQAKMKAPKNSYISDTLGQVYKSEIKWWLDGNKNCRSITVNDLTHLLEAAEKASRAFKESQRQTDSKNYETEEWSPQKSQRRYDMYNTACFLGEIEVGLYTIQILQLTPFFHKENELSIKTMVQFLSGKWTIPPDPRNEYYLALSKFTSHLKTLQSDLKRCFDFFIDYMVLLKMRYTQKEIVEITLSKKVSRCFRKYTELFCHLDPCLLQSKESQLLQEENCRKKLEALRADRFAGLLEYLNPNFKNAATTMEIIVDEYAFLLKQNSNKRMTNEKQNSILANIILNCLKPSSRFIQPLTMLKKQLREVLQFVGLSHQYPDPYFLACLLFWPQNQELDQDSKLIEKYVSSLNRSFRGQYKRMCRSKQASTLFYLGERRGLNSIVHKAEIEQYFDKVQNTNSLWHSGDVWKKNEVKHLLCRLKGQAEGKLISIEYGTDEKIKIPVISVYSGPLRSGRNIESVSFYLGFSIEGPLAYDIEVT, from the coding sequence ATGAGTAAACAAGTATCTCTACCTGAAATTATTAAAGACTGGACCAAAGAGCATGTGAAAAAATGGGTAACTGACGACCTTAAGATTAATGAGCAATATGGACAAATTCTGCTCAGTGAAGAAGTGACAGGGTTAGTCCTGCAGGAATTAACCGAGAAGGACCTTATAGAAATGGGGCTACCACGGGGTCCAGCACTTTTGATAAAACGTTCATATAACAAATTGAATAGTAAGTCCCCTGAAAGTGACAATCATGATCCTGGACAATTAGATCATTCAAAACCATCCAAAAGAGAACACCAAAAAGATCTAAAACAGaccaaaaaggaagaagaaaattcaacGTCATCCAATATTGATTATGATCCCAGAGAGGTCAGAGATATCAAAGAACGAGAATCAATTCTtgtgaaagaaaatgtgttagaAGAAGTAGCAAATGctaaagacaagaaaaagggTGAGCTAAAACCTGAACAATTGACTTGTATGCCATATCCTTTTGATCAGTTCCATGACAGCCATCGCTACATAGAACATTATACTCTACAACCTGAAACAGGAGCACTCAATCTCATTGATCCAATACATGAGTTCAAAGCTCTCACAAACACAGAAACAGCCACAGAAGCGGACATTAAGATGAAATTCAGCAATGAAGTCTTCCGATTTGCATCAGCTTGTATGAATTCACGCACCAATGGCACCATCCATTTTGGAGTCAAGGACAAACCCCATGGAGAAATTGTTGGTGTGAAAATCACCAGTAAGGATGCCTTCATTGACCACTTCAATCTAATGATcaaaaagtattttgaagaaaGTGAGATCAATCAAGCCAAGAAGTGTATTCGGGAGCCAAGGTTTGTGGAAGTCCTTCTGCAGAACAATATGCCATCTGACAGATTTGTCATTGAAGTCGATATTATTCCAAAACACTCTATATGTAAAGATAAGTATTTCTACATTCAGATGCAaatttgtaaagataaaatatggaaacaaaaccaaaatccttCACTGTTTGTAAGAGAAGGGGCTAGCTCTAGGGATATCCTGGCCAATTCCAAGCAACGGGATATagatttcaaagcatttttacaaaatttaaagtCACTGGTGGCATCTAGaaaagaggctgaagaagagtATGGAATGAAGGCAATGAAGAAGGAGAGTGAAGGACTAAAGCTGGTTAAACTTCTCATAGGAAACCGAGACTCACTGGATAATTCATACTATGACTGGTACATTCTTGTAACAAATAAATGCCATCCGAACCAAATAAAGCacttagattttttaaaggaaattaaatggTTTGCTGTGTTGGAGTTTGATCCTGAATCTGTGATCAATGGAGTGGTCAAAGCTTACAAAGAAAGCCGAGTGGCAAACCTTCACTTTCCAAATCAGTATGAAGACAAGACAACTAACATGAGGGAGAAGATTTCTGCTCTTAATCTTTACCAACAGCCCAGCTGGATTTTCTGCAACGGCAGATCAGACCTGAAAAGTGAGACATATAAACCTCTAGAACCACATTTGTGGCAGAGAGAAAGAGCTTCAGAAGTCAGgaaactaattttatttctcacagatgAAAATATAATGACAAGAGGAAAATTTTTGGTAGTATTTCTATTACTCTCTTCAGTGGAAAGCCCAGGAGATCCACTCATTGAAACGTTCTGGGCTTTCTATCAAGCTCTCAAAGGAATGGAAAATATGTTGTGTATCTCTGTGAATTCACATATTTATCAACGATGGAAAGATCTACTACAAACAAGAATGAAGATGGAAGATGAATTAACAAACCACAGTATTTCCACATTAAATATAGAACTGGTAAACAGCACTATCCTTAAACTAAAATCGGTGACTCAGTCATCAAGAAGGTTTTTGCCCGCCCGTGGATCTTCTTCAGTTAtcctagagaaaaagaaagaggatgtCTTGACTGCACTAGAAATCCTCTGTGAAAATGAGTGTAGAGACACAGACATCGAGAAAGACGAATCTAAATTCCTGGAGtttaagaaatcaaaagaagaacACTTTTACCGAGGTGGCAAAGTATCCTGGTGgaacttctatttttcttctgaaaactaTTCTTCAGATTTTGTTAAAAGGGACAGTTATGAAAAGCTTAAAGATTTAATACAGTGCTGGGCAGAGTCTCCTAAACCAATATTTGCAAAAATCATCAATCTTTATCATCATCCAGGCTGTGGGGGTACCACACTGGCTATGCATGTTCTCTGGGActtaaagaaaaacttcagatgtgctgtgttaaaaaacaaaacaactggttTTGCAGAAATTGGAGAGCAAGTGATCAATCTGGTCACCTATAAGGCAAAGAGCCATCAGGATTACATTCCTGTGCTCCTCCTTGTGGATGATTTTGAAGAACAAGAAAATGTCTACTTTCTACAAAATGCCATCCATTCCGTTTTAGCAGAGAAGGATTTGCGATATGAAAAAACATTGGTAATCATCTTAAACTGCATGAGATCCCGGAATCCAGATGAAAGTGCAAAATTGGCAGACAGTATTGCACTAAATTACCAACTTTCTTCCAAGGAACAAAGAGCTTTTGGGGccaaactgaaggaaattgaaaagcaGCACAAGAACTGTGAAAACTTTTATTCCTTCATGATCATGAAAAGCAATTTTGATGAAACATATATAGAAAATGTAGTCAGGAATATCCTAAAAGGACAGGATGTTGACAGCAAGGAAGCACAGCTCATTTCCTTCCTGGCTTTACTCAACTCTTATGTCACTGATTCTACAATTTCAGTTTCACAGTGTGAAATATTTTTGGGAATCATATACACTAGTACACCCTGGGAACCTGAAAGCTTAGAAGACAAGATGGGAACTTATTCTACGCTTCTAATAAAAACAGAAGTTGCAGAATATGGGAGATACACAGGTGTGCGTGTCATTCACCCTCTGATTGCCCTGTACTGTCTAaaagaactggaaagaagctatcacTTGGATAAATGTCAAATTGCATTGAATATATTAGACGAGAATTTATTCTATGATTCTGGAATAGGAAGAGACAAATTTCAACATGATGTTCAAACTCTTCTGCTTACAAGACAGCGCAAGGAGTATGGAGATGAAACAGACACTTTGTTTTCCCCATTAATGGAAGCTTTACAGAATAAAGACATTGAAAAGGTCTTGAGTGCAGGAAGCAGACGATTCCCACAAAATGCATTCATTTGTCAAGCCTTAGCAAGACATTTCTACATTAAAGAGAAGGACTTTAACACAGCTCTGGACTGGGCACGTCAGGCCAAAATGAAAGCACCTAAAAATTCCTATATTTCAGATACCCTTGGTCAAGTCTACAAAAGTGAAATCAAATGGTGGTTGGATGGGAACAAAAACTGTAGGAGCATTACTGTTAATGACCTAACACATCTCCTAGAAGCTGCCGAAAAAGCCTCAAGAGCTTTCAAAGAATCCCAAAGGCAAACTGATAGTAAAAACTATGAAACCGAGGAATGGTCACCACAGAAGTCCCAGAGACGATATGACATGTATAATACAGCTTGTTTCTTGGGTGAAATAGAAGTTGGTCTTTACACTATCCAGATTCTTCAGCTCACTCCctttttccacaaagaaaatgaattatccATAAAAACTATGGTGCAATTTTTATCAGGAAAATGGACCATTCCTCCTGATCCCAGAAACGAATATTATTTGGCTCTTAGCAAGTTCACATCCCACCTAAAAACTTTACAATCAGATCTGAAAAGGTGCTTTGACTTTTTTATTGATTATATGGTTCTTCTGAAAATGAGGTATACCCAAAAAGAAATCGTAGAAATCACGTTAAGCAAGAAAGTCAGTCGTTGtttcaggaaatacacagaacTTTTCTGTCATTTGGATCCATGTCTATTACAAAGTAAAGAGAGTCAATTACTCCAGGAGGAGAATTGCAGGAAAAAGCTAGAAGCTCTGAGAGCAGATAGGTTTGCTGGACTCTTGGAATATCTTAATCCAAACTTCAAAAATGCTGCAACCACCATGGAAATTATAGTGGATGAATATGCCTTCCTACTGAAGCAAAACTCAAATAAGCGCATgacaaatgagaaacaaaattccATTTTGGCCAACATTATTCTCAATTGTCTAAAGCCCAGCTCCAGATTCATTCAACCACTTACGATGCTAAAAAAGCAACTCCGAGAGGTCTTGCAATTTGTAGGACTAAGTCATCAATATCCAGACCCTTATTTCTTGGCCTGCCTCCTGTTCTGGCCACAAAATCAAGAGCTAGATCAAGATTCCAAACTAATAGAAAAGTATGTTTCATCCTTAAATAGATCCTTCAGGGGACAGTACAAGCGTATGTGCAGGTCCAAGCAGGCAAGCACACTTTTCTATCTGGGCGAAAGGAGGGGTCTCAACAGTATTGTTCACAAGGCCGAAATAGAGCAGTACTTTGATAAAGTACAAAATACAAATTCCCTCTGGCACAGTGGGGAtgtgtggaaaaaaaatgaagtcaaacaCCTCCTGTGTCGTCTAAAGGGTCAGGCTGAAGGCAAGCTAATCTCTATAGAATACGGAACAGacgaaaaaattaaaataccagtAATATCTGTTTATTCAGGTCCACTCAGAAGTGGTAGGAACATAGAAAGTGTGTCTTTCTACCTAGGATTTTCCATTGAAGGCCCTCTGGCATATGATATAGAAGTAACTTGA